The genomic DNA CCTGTAGTATGGCTATAGATGTTATCCCTATTACAATAGGACTTACTGACAAATAGTGTCTTATATGATCTCTCTCTGCTTGCTCTGTTGGGTATAATGTGAacgaataaaaacattttaaggtAACATTTTCCTTAATACACGAGAGTACATAATCTATTGATTTTATTTCCTTCTTATAAGGAATTTATTGTCctgtttacaaaaaaagaatattgATCAGTATGAGCAGAGTGTCGTCAACTAAAGTCTCTTGATTGATGGATCAATGacgcatttaaataaatacccaCAATTAATGTATTCGACCCATTTATGTACAATACGGAATTATTGACAGGCACATCACCTATTCCAACTTGTCTTAGTTTAATGCATTATTaactgtattgttttgttataaagtcgaaaatataaaaaaatttgcTCTATTTTGGGTACAATGACGTGCTTTGCTTATGTCTGTAACTCTATTTTTCTAACAACTGGACGTGCGAAAATGATCGTGATTCGCGTTATTTGCGCGAGTTAGAAAACAAGATAAGGTTTTGTCATAAAATGAATGTAGAATTCCGTGTAACTACTAACTGTGTGCTGTGTAGATTATAGATAATACTTCAATGTGATAGTTTTCGCCATTTATCATGAGTTTCATGTAATGTAGGGCGAACCTCCtgttaaaaaacaaacacaacttCAAATATATGTTGCTAGGCACTGAGGCTGAGtttacttaatatttctttgtcCTATCTGCTGATAGAGTAATGTGGCAGTGTTTACAGTTTAATTCAGCAATTTTTATGAATGGAAGGATATTAGCTAGGGAATTAAAAAGGTGGTTTTTGCAGTACATTGACATGATGAAATATGATGCAAATATTATACCGTATATTATCATGACGTAGGTGGGCAGTAAGTGCTGTCATTGTCAACAGTTTGGGGTACAATGTTAGTTTATTTCATCATGTAACACGTGTACCAATAGGAAGAAATTGTGTCAGACGTTGACTCAAACGATGATAGAAATATCGTTgtatgattgattgattgacacTTAGGTACTGCCCTTACTGGCATTcaaataaacagaaataaagCATCACATTTTTAATTCCTCTAACtgttaattaatgattacttatagtattccttagtaacgattttgtatcgaagacaattGCTAAAtaatggtttaagtaaccattaaatgactctgagtacggcggtaaagtCTAAAGGGTAAACAGAAGAGAACAGACTAAATGTAACACTTGCTTTTCGGCAAATATTACTCCCATTGTATATAATCAATTGGACCCCATTTTACAACATATAATTTTGAAAGCAGAATATTTGATCTGATGTCCACCCTGTGCTGCCTCGTGGGCAGAGTTGTCGCACCTACCAAGCAAGCGACCTCGAGTAGGGATAAGTACATTTTAAGCGCCAGTAATTAAGCAACTAGTTGCTAACAACAACTGTTACATGTATAGTAGAAATCATTACTAAAAAACCACTAAGTAAAATCGACATCTCAAGTTTATTTTGAGTatgttattaaaagtaaatatatttttattgttgaccTTTGTGTCAGCTCTATACAGTATACACTGAGAAATCTGTATGGAAGTAGTAATTATGATAAATTGTCaacacgtatgtatgtatgtgtgtgttcaTATGATTTGTCAGTTTTACATTCAAGTGGTCTTGACGAGAGAATGTTAAGCAGCTTACTAAAGTGCGTATAAGTATACATTAATATTGTCTAAACGTAGTTGACACGCAAAAAGATACCACTATGTGCGTATAATACATAACCAGGATTGCGTAGCTACATAAAATAGCAATGGTATAAAGCTAGATAGTGTCCAATTCtcgatacataataatatacagtaATGAGATCACTCAtaagatttaaatgaaactacaagtagtactcctcaacagaagcataatacaactaaatatttcaacaaacaaatatgtggtttaaattaagtcataagaggtttctccatatgGTATTTATGTAACTGCTTACCCCGTTATATCGCCTACATCTAAACTGTAGTAATTAAGCAAACattagaaacataattattatgctatgaGAAAACGTAGGTCCAAGGCAACGGTACAAAGTTCATAtccaattatacatataaatagttttatgaattaacaattaattatcaAGTGTATGTAGTGTAtgacaaacattataatattttagatgGATATATCTCTACCTTTAATAATAGTTGCCCTCTTTTTAATAGGGACTCactacataattttgtaagtaaatgGATTTCAACCTGGAGGTCTGTCATATAGGTACCTGAAGCCAAGGTTTATGTTACACTGGCAAACTCGGCTAACACCGTTTTgtcaccaatgattttccctcttttcCTGCTTTTTTCTGAAGATTTTCCTACCTTTTcaaacgaatgcaaaaccgtggaaatcggttcgtgcattctggagttaaagcgtcaggaagaaaaacccgacttatttttatattatagattacaTTCAATATCTAGAGTACCAAGTCTTTCCTATGTTATCTCTGCCGACACACCTTCAGTGGGTATGTTTTCTTAACAATCTCTTTTCCACAATCACGATGACTTGTACATTTAATATTGCGAATTTATTCTGTGAAAATCTTGTTAAAAAGTGTAGAAAGTAGTTCACTTGAAAGTTACAACAGTTACACTTTCTTTGGTATGTTTTTACAGTTGTGTtatttggtacacatagtttttTATAACATTGATTTTATGTCAGTGTTCGGTCTGTTTCTTACATTATGCTACTAAATTACTGCATTCATTATGATGTGTGATTGTTACAGTAATTTTAAGTGCAAGGTAATCTATTCTTAAGATCCCTATGATAATGTACTGGGAGTATTTAAGTATGCAATAGTTAAAACTatgcaaaaacaaaattttatttatttatgacggAAGTCAGTCAGTTAGTTGTAATGTAATCATTGACACTTTCGTTCAATGATGTTGTTTATCACAAAAACTACTCAAGCACACATGACATCATTACCCATATTCAAGTTTTGCAAAAAACTTTGTTGGCGACAACGGTACTGCTGAATGTTTTATGATTTATCAAGCGAGTCCTACCTTCCAATCTTACAGTATTTTATCAAGGATTAAAAAGGATTATGCAACAGAAGATatcgaattaaaattaaatatttacatacctactattatgaaaatattgtattgattAAACTCTCTCCTTGGCCTTGATCGAGTGGTGCTAAGTGCGAATTTGCacttaacaaaattttaactagGTCCAAACCGAAAAAACAGATTCATATTTTCATTCTCAGATATATGATGGACTCTACATTTGTATTTAAGTCATGGTAGTACCTCCTTCGTAATACATAGGACTTGATATCCTACTGATAAGAGGACAATTTATTGCTAATGAAGAACATTTATGGAGTATGTAGTCATATAAAAAGGATATAGGATAATAATGGTATAGAAGATATCCAATGAGAAACTTGACGTTATTTTAAGGGCATTGAACATTAACATTATCAAGAATATaagtgtttaataaaaacaatctgTTTCCTTCCAGACCCTGGGCCAGAACTCGATGTGGGTGGCTCGCCTGCTGATCTCCCTGGTGGAGTTCCAGTCGCGTAACATCCTGCGCGCCGCCGCCCTCGCTGAGATCGTGCTGTTCCCGCTCGTCGCCTTCATGGCGCTCTTGTACGTATATCATCAGCTTTTTAGATAAACCCAGCCAAAAAACTTGGTTGAGATATGCacaggtaagaaaattaaagatTGTTTCAGTACACAAGCTGAATAATACTGTTTTACTGTTTTAATCGGTTCAGTAAAGGACGTTTCACGTTGCGCCCTATCGCGACCGAGGTCTGCCCCGACCGGAGCATGCAACCAGCAACATAATAGAATTCTCTGCTCTCTGCTAAGACGAGCAAAATAATCCAAGTAGTCACctggattattttattttccatgtATCTGTTATTCTATGTAGACTGTTGGATCAGTCACATTGTGTCGCGacctaatgaaaataattgttcaTTGTGTGAATAGTTATAGATGTAGGTTGTAGGTGCTCTTACTGTTATGACCGGACATTTAATTACTCTTTATTGTTACTGTAAGCGCATGACTTAATTACCAGTAGTaaatataacagtaattgttataaaaacactTATAAAGACGTCATTGTTTTGCGTTATACATTGAAtattctgtttaaaaaaatatatatctgaaaaaacattgtatatttacaaattatatatCGTATTGAAATGTCAGTTTATTTTGAACCATAAACATTTGATTGCCAAGTTAGTCCTTTGCTTAATTTTCAATAGTACTATTCAGAAATACATTCTCTCTTCAAAGTACAGATTAATGTGtgtgtttatttgatttatattaactttaagAATATTGTTTACAGCGGCTACTGCGGGCTGCTGACTCCGTTCGTGTACTACTACTTCGTGACGTGGCGGTACGCGAGCCGGCGGAACCCGTACACGCGCAACACGTTCCGCGAGCTGCGCGTGGCCGCCGAGCGCGCCGCCGACCGGCCCGCGCTGCCCGCCGCGCTCAAGGGCACAATCCACTCCGCCGTGCAGCTCGTCTGCCGCatggcgccgcccatggagcATGTGCAACAGTCAGTATACTCACATTACTATTATCTACTAGCTGAACCGACATACTTCGTtttgcctcaaacatttttttcttaccttttaaaccttccctgcaACTTCACAattaattcaagaccaaaatttgccgaatcggtccagccattctcgaattttagcgagactaacgaacagcaattgatttttatatgtagagaTTTATGGTACCATCATTCTAGAACCCACGCAGAGCCGTATATAGCCTATTGCTATTGAGTGACGGCAGCGCCAAAAGAAATTTTGAGCACCTATAAGGTCtgcctagggcgctctctaggTTTAATCTGCCTCGAGAGTCCCCGGGTCGTGTCTTAAAAacgtataaatatttactattgtacCGTATTGTCATCGCGTTACACATGAGACTTACTATGTATGGGGAAACGAACCATAACATTTTAAGCACCATGCATTTGACGTTTGGAAACGTCATTTTAAGGGGAAGACGAATGTTGCTGAATTAAATTGAATGGCATACAAAAACCTTTTACCTCAAGCGgcaaattgattttatattatttaacaaaataccaAAACTGGATATAATTAACCTTTTTTTAACctgtttttgtatttacaacCTTCAGATTTTGTAAGACTTGAAGAacttgttttgtaaaaatattttattaaaacgattgtattataatttcagGTAAACATGTCGGTCGTAAGGTCAGTTAAAGTGAAGAACTTTCTACATCACTATCGTTCTTTTGTATCCAAACTACGCATGCGCGGAGTCTGCACGTCTGGATGTGTGCCCTGTGCTCTATGATCTATGGTCAACTACTTCAGTTGcgacttattataataaacatacgAATAAGGACCAGTAAGGGTTACTCCCATAGTAATGTATTCATTGGTCACTTCACAgcaattttactaaataataccCACTTTGTAAAGTGTATTTTAAACGAATTTAAGACTTGTGCATTATTGACCAACAAATTAacagtttatgtttaatttaatattgttcaataaataattttgtaaaggtCAACATCCATTTGAAGGCGAACAAACACCGTCCACTGGACTAAACTTATTATAAGAACAAGTATCCAAACCATTGCAGTACAAAAACCTCGTTTTActcattttatgttatttagcAATGGCAACCCCGACATGTAGGAGCGAGATAACGCTATACCGCAGCTGAATACTAAAAAGGGACGACGTAATCTACCATCGCTTGTAAAATCCGCCCGTACAATGTATGTAAATGCATTTCATAGCATAATCTTTGGTTGTTAACAAatcagtataattattttataacttaggggatatactttatgtatttaagtttaatttctatttaatgtcggtccaattttatttaaggcATAAAGGAATGTTGAATGTTTAAGTTAGACTGCTAAGTGATTTTATTcaatgtagattttttattaacgaaaatgaATTGTATGTCAGTATTGTTGTCGTCTGTCGAAATCTAGAAGAAATGTCAGATTTCGATTTTATCTATTTACATGGGAATGCTAAGTCTTTGTAGCAGTTCTGAAGATTGTTCATTCCATTTTGTgcaaacatagttttatttttctcgtaaaatttaaaatgtacagACATTCAAACAAGCACATATCTCTTTGGAATTGTAACTggtaataaatatgaattacatttaaaattacgatattattttgtgaatcgtgtattaattattttattattttggttatGTTGTGTACTGCCAGCgacatttttgtatttagtaaataattattatgcactTGGTTTGGGGTGAATGTAGTcaggtttttaaataaatgttggtatAAACGGTTttgttgttttcatttattttgtttacctttTATAAAACAATGGCTTCTGCCAGCGAAACCTAAAACATCCTCTTGTCCTATAACTATGCCAAATGCTAACTTTCGGAGCCGCGGAAGACCTCCGGTTTGCCGGGGCGACGACGGCTCGAAGAGCAATAAGGGCCGGCGCCTACTTACACGGCACGGCACGATGTAATGGCAAAGGATTAAGTTATTTTGAATCTTATCACAATGAGTTTAGAaattatgttactttattttgataccGTGATGTGCCACATCACCACATAATGTTACAGCATGACGCGACACGCCACAGGATATATCGGCATGACGTGTCTCGCTGTTTCATTCTACGTGTTGCGGCGCGCCATTGCACCCCACGAGCCGTATGGGTCACTTTGCGGTCGAAGAATTATGATTGCCAGCTATTTGAAATAAGGAATTGTTTAAACTTGTGCAGCATTTCCTCTTATTTGTCTCTTCATCTTCAGCTAGAAGTGTTATTAGTACGAATTCAACCAGTCAACCATAACCCACACAACAAATGTTCTCTATGCGACACAACCGAAGATGGATGTTAGTAGCTGGGCTGTCAGCAAGATGCCA from Spodoptera frugiperda isolate SF20-4 chromosome 9, AGI-APGP_CSIRO_Sfru_2.0, whole genome shotgun sequence includes the following:
- the LOC118270931 gene encoding Krueppel homolog 2 isoform X1, giving the protein MAETEPQAGDAGPPKGMPALKAHVNANKIDVALWAIRVLTVLFTIGYVLPLFNNPVSAFYKALLANAATSALRLHQRIPAREISISREFMARFFLEDSAHYLFYSLIFMNVAPNLLILTPIFLFALLHAASYSLTILDTLGQNSMWVARLLISLVEFQSRNILRAAALAEIVLFPLVAFMALFGYCGLLTPFVYYYFVTWRYASRRNPYTRNTFRELRVAAERAADRPALPAALKGTIHSAVQLVCRMAPPMEHVQQSVYSHYYYLLAEPTYFVLPQTFFSYLLNLPCNFTINSRPKFAESVQPFSNFSETNEQQLIFICRDLWYHHSRTHAEPYIAYCY